Proteins from a genomic interval of Rubinisphaera italica:
- a CDS encoding ArnT family glycosyltransferase — MSASCPITKICPIVRAEILFVIGISLLAMLLRCWDLSAIAVEHFDEGVYASNLWFTADEGYRYPDRHLYAPPLLPTLIEWSLLIFGQASWVPALPSLVAGICTIPLIWWMGRKLGGPLCGLSAAILLATNDVHILYSRTALTEAVLCFFMLLSVSLAHCTCLEQNAEARFSKRSIMLALLSGLMAGLAWLTKYNGWLSLAVIISGSTGWALFSRLPLRQWKWLILHWLLIVGVAFFLWLPYMISLDEFGGYSAVAANHRQYFGGLGEWLPALQWQIFNQYELSSWTSIAGLLCVGFLTWNRSALVRIIPAINTKMISPSGCWLLASWCIGLSVAIPLYHAYPRLVVPWWIGICLLGGLMAAKLPVVQASSLSNLQTEKQTGWKPVLPYFGFIILSLLTLSGPIMQAPAWENRTELKSIAEKDVQRAGVIAQLAGFRENEVIFYVYGEPAIFYHISAQNRLVGPIGHLDFALPAARNTKVPTFLITGPHAEESSLFHEQWEKLGNEFELIKTEQAPSSRFVQLNNEKVIQQSEPDSYRLYQLKSL, encoded by the coding sequence ATTGTTCGTGCAGAGATCCTGTTCGTGATTGGGATTTCGCTGCTGGCAATGCTTCTTCGCTGCTGGGATCTGTCGGCGATTGCGGTCGAACATTTTGATGAAGGCGTTTACGCATCGAATCTGTGGTTCACTGCTGATGAGGGGTATCGCTACCCGGATCGTCACCTTTATGCACCCCCTTTATTGCCGACTTTAATTGAATGGTCGCTCCTGATTTTTGGTCAGGCGAGTTGGGTTCCTGCGTTGCCAAGTCTGGTGGCGGGGATCTGTACAATTCCGCTCATCTGGTGGATGGGTCGTAAACTTGGTGGACCGCTATGCGGTCTCTCGGCCGCGATTTTGCTGGCCACCAACGATGTGCATATCCTGTACTCGCGGACTGCTTTAACGGAAGCAGTCCTCTGCTTTTTCATGCTGCTTTCGGTCTCGCTGGCGCATTGCACCTGTCTGGAACAAAACGCAGAGGCTCGCTTTTCCAAACGCTCGATCATGCTCGCTCTGCTCAGTGGTTTAATGGCTGGTCTGGCGTGGCTAACAAAATACAACGGCTGGCTATCGCTGGCCGTCATCATTTCCGGCAGTACCGGCTGGGCGTTGTTTTCGCGTTTACCGTTGAGACAATGGAAATGGTTGATCCTGCACTGGCTTTTGATCGTCGGTGTCGCATTTTTCCTCTGGCTGCCTTACATGATTTCGCTCGATGAATTCGGAGGCTACTCGGCAGTGGCCGCCAATCATCGACAATACTTCGGTGGCCTGGGCGAGTGGCTACCGGCTTTGCAGTGGCAGATTTTTAATCAATATGAGTTATCGAGTTGGACGAGCATTGCAGGTCTGCTCTGTGTCGGATTTCTGACCTGGAACCGTTCAGCATTGGTACGAATTATCCCGGCGATCAATACAAAAATGATTTCTCCGAGTGGTTGCTGGTTGCTGGCCAGTTGGTGTATTGGTCTGTCGGTTGCGATTCCGCTTTATCATGCCTACCCCCGGCTGGTAGTGCCCTGGTGGATTGGAATTTGTCTCCTGGGAGGCTTGATGGCTGCTAAACTCCCCGTAGTACAGGCTTCCAGCCTGTCTAATTTACAAACAGAAAAGCAAACAGGTTGGAAGCCTGTACTCCCTTACTTTGGTTTTATCATCTTAAGCTTGTTGACATTGAGCGGACCGATCATGCAGGCTCCTGCCTGGGAGAATCGCACGGAACTGAAATCAATCGCTGAAAAGGATGTTCAGCGAGCTGGCGTAATTGCCCAACTGGCTGGATTTCGTGAGAACGAGGTGATTTTTTATGTTTATGGCGAACCTGCCATTTTTTATCACATCTCTGCTCAGAACCGACTGGTCGGACCGATCGGGCATCTCGATTTCGCTTTGCCTGCTGCCAGAAATACAAAAGTTCCGACGTTTCTTATCACTGGCCCTCATGCGGAAGAATCAAGTTTGTTTCACGAGCAATGGGAGAAACTTGGGAACGAATTTGAACTGATCAAAACAGAACAGGCACCTTCCAGCAGATTCGTGCAATTGAACAATGAAAAAGTAATACAACAATCAGAACCCGATTCGTATCGGCTTTACCAGTTGAAGTCTCTTTGA
- a CDS encoding SpoIIE family protein phosphatase produces MAFLRVVQGSRPGELHELLSERIVLGRHPSCEVVLDNAAISRQHARLIRQGTNFVIEDLGSRNGTHVNGKMVSGLQKVANRDRIRICDIVLEYLDEIPMIDATMADELSYNDPRGTHPGGQATVEHVGEFDHLESSSSIITSLNAGSISRRLDVRPEVKLRALLELSSLFSRTVDVSTVMKKTLDCLFRLFPQSEMGLVLLTNAQSKEPIVKAARNSKGEVSLDQKFSSTVFRQTIESLSAILSEDMGDDTRFRDSESASMLEIRSMMCSPLTGGEGSAFGAIQLTTKDLKKPFNQDDLDLFVSVSCQAGLAIENAHMHAEIVHRREMERDLEVATQIQLGFLPNKKPSFLDFEFWHFYQAAQQVGGDYFDYVRLPDGRLAIAVGDVSGKGVPAALLMARLCSAVRYHLVAQKSVARALTELNRELLESSLGFRFITLVIVVLEPGSNTAVIVNAGHLPPVIHHKKNSEYLEGDYSGLPLGVGGDFEYQQTTLELSPGSSMLLYTDGITETEDSQHNLYGRERLLLARPKGSFTPEQLVNYVLNDTVDFSGGLPQRDDRCVVAFKYSPT; encoded by the coding sequence GTGGCATTTTTGCGTGTTGTCCAGGGGAGTCGCCCCGGTGAGTTGCACGAGTTGCTTAGCGAGAGAATCGTGCTGGGACGACATCCGAGTTGCGAGGTCGTGCTCGATAATGCCGCGATCAGCCGTCAACACGCCCGGTTAATTCGTCAGGGAACAAACTTCGTCATAGAAGATTTGGGCAGCAGGAACGGCACCCATGTGAACGGCAAGATGGTTTCAGGCTTGCAAAAGGTGGCGAACCGGGATCGGATTCGTATTTGTGATATTGTGCTCGAATATCTCGATGAAATCCCAATGATCGATGCGACGATGGCTGATGAGCTATCGTATAACGACCCCCGTGGTACACATCCAGGTGGACAGGCCACGGTCGAGCATGTAGGCGAATTCGATCATCTGGAATCCTCCTCATCGATTATTACTTCACTGAATGCAGGCAGTATCAGTCGCCGCCTCGATGTTCGTCCCGAAGTTAAACTGCGAGCTTTGCTCGAACTGAGCAGTCTGTTCAGCCGAACTGTGGATGTTTCCACGGTCATGAAGAAGACACTGGATTGTTTGTTCCGACTTTTTCCACAATCGGAAATGGGACTGGTTCTGCTCACAAATGCTCAATCAAAAGAGCCAATCGTAAAAGCGGCACGAAATTCCAAGGGCGAGGTTTCACTCGATCAGAAATTCAGTTCCACTGTTTTTCGGCAGACGATTGAAAGTCTATCAGCCATTCTCAGTGAAGATATGGGAGATGATACTCGCTTTCGAGATAGCGAGTCTGCTTCGATGCTTGAAATCCGTTCGATGATGTGTTCGCCACTCACAGGAGGTGAAGGTTCGGCTTTCGGAGCCATTCAGTTAACGACAAAGGACTTGAAGAAACCGTTCAATCAGGATGACCTTGATTTGTTTGTGAGTGTCTCCTGTCAGGCAGGGTTAGCGATTGAGAATGCTCACATGCATGCCGAGATTGTGCATCGTCGGGAAATGGAACGGGATCTCGAAGTCGCGACTCAAATTCAATTGGGATTTCTGCCGAATAAAAAGCCCTCTTTCCTTGATTTTGAATTCTGGCATTTCTACCAGGCTGCTCAACAGGTGGGTGGAGATTACTTCGATTATGTGCGTCTGCCTGATGGTCGTTTAGCGATCGCCGTGGGGGATGTTTCCGGCAAAGGAGTTCCTGCGGCTCTGCTGATGGCCCGGTTGTGTTCAGCCGTCCGTTATCACTTGGTGGCTCAGAAGTCGGTTGCCAGAGCACTCACGGAATTGAATCGGGAATTGCTGGAGAGCAGTCTGGGGTTTCGGTTTATTACCCTGGTAATTGTTGTTCTGGAACCAGGATCGAATACAGCTGTCATTGTGAATGCGGGGCATTTGCCACCCGTTATCCATCACAAAAAAAACAGTGAATATCTCGAAGGAGATTACTCGGGATTGCCGCTCGGTGTTGGTGGAGACTTTGAATACCAGCAAACTACCCTTGAGTTATCACCCGGTTCTTCAATGTTGCTTTACACCGATGGCATCACGGAGACGGAAGATTCTCAGCACAATTTGTACGGCAGAGAGCGACTGCTGCTCGCTCGTCCCAAAGGATCGTTCACTCCCGAGCAACTCGTCAATTACGTTCTAAACGATACCGTTGATTTCAGCGGAGGCCTGCCGCAACGAGACGACCGCTGCGTCGTCGCCTTCAAGTACTCGCCGACATAA
- a CDS encoding sulfatase family protein — translation MPVRCRFLCSALGCILSILQAFQPVEVGAAPNVLIIMADDCTYNDLPLYGGKNAKTPHLDQFAKESLTFNKAYLAEAMCQPCRAELFTGLYPMSNGCAWNHSASRPEVISLPQHLKPLGYRVGIAGKVHVKPNSVFPFEHIEGFDPSCVRDPTQQHSLAGISEFMSRDNLNPFCLVVALVDPHVPWVMGDASQYPPKKIELPPTLADTLVTRQDYGRYLAEITYMDSQVGEILAELAQLNLTEETLVLFTSEQGSQFPGNKWTNWDTGLHTALIARWPGRVPENQRTDALVQYADVVPTILDLANAEPISAVDGTSFKEVLFGEKTEHRKYVFGIHNNIPEGPAYPIRTISDGEYRYIQNLLPDEIYIEKHLMGKQTQGKLNNPYWPTWVFTAWNNPHTYELVKRYTHRPKEQFYHTASDPYEMTNLAEESQFTKEKELLKSELESWMNSQEDPGIPVDTHEAIQAAKQGQHLFGPGIRKRE, via the coding sequence ATGCCAGTCAGATGTCGTTTTCTTTGTTCTGCTCTTGGATGCATTTTAAGCATTTTGCAAGCATTCCAGCCAGTCGAAGTCGGGGCAGCCCCCAATGTTCTGATTATCATGGCAGATGACTGTACCTACAACGACTTACCGCTTTACGGCGGGAAAAATGCGAAAACACCACACTTGGATCAGTTCGCTAAGGAATCATTAACCTTTAATAAGGCCTATCTGGCAGAAGCAATGTGCCAGCCCTGCCGAGCGGAATTGTTTACCGGGCTCTATCCGATGAGTAATGGCTGTGCCTGGAATCACTCGGCCAGTCGACCAGAAGTGATCAGCCTGCCACAACACCTGAAGCCTCTCGGCTATCGTGTTGGCATTGCTGGCAAAGTTCATGTCAAACCCAATTCCGTGTTCCCGTTCGAGCATATCGAGGGATTTGATCCGAGTTGCGTTCGAGATCCGACTCAGCAACATTCTCTGGCTGGCATTTCAGAGTTTATGAGCCGAGACAATTTGAATCCGTTTTGTCTGGTTGTTGCACTGGTCGATCCCCACGTTCCCTGGGTGATGGGGGATGCGAGTCAGTATCCGCCTAAGAAAATCGAACTTCCACCAACTCTGGCCGATACACTCGTCACGCGACAGGACTATGGACGATATCTAGCAGAAATCACTTATATGGACAGTCAGGTCGGAGAAATTCTGGCTGAGCTGGCACAACTCAATCTCACCGAGGAAACTCTTGTCCTGTTCACGTCCGAGCAAGGTTCTCAGTTTCCAGGGAACAAGTGGACCAACTGGGACACCGGATTGCATACCGCTCTAATCGCCCGCTGGCCCGGAAGGGTTCCGGAAAATCAACGGACAGACGCACTGGTACAATATGCAGATGTCGTTCCGACCATCCTGGATCTGGCAAATGCAGAACCGATCTCAGCAGTTGATGGTACGAGCTTTAAGGAAGTGCTCTTCGGAGAAAAAACAGAGCATCGTAAATACGTTTTCGGAATTCACAATAATATTCCCGAGGGCCCCGCTTATCCGATTCGCACCATCAGCGATGGAGAATATCGATACATCCAGAACTTGCTGCCGGATGAAATTTACATTGAAAAACATTTAATGGGTAAGCAGACTCAAGGAAAATTAAATAATCCATACTGGCCAACCTGGGTGTTCACCGCCTGGAATAACCCACACACTTATGAATTGGTCAAACGCTACACCCACAGACCAAAAGAACAGTTTTATCACACCGCTTCCGACCCTTATGAAATGACGAATCTGGCAGAAGAGTCCCAATTCACCAAGGAAAAAGAACTCCTGAAAAGTGAACTGGAATCCTGGATGAACTCTCAGGAAGATCCTGGAATCCCCGTGGATACTCATGAAGCGATTCAAGCCGCAAAACAGGGTCAGCATCTGTTTGGACCAGGTATCAGAAAAAGAGAATAG
- the hrpA gene encoding ATP-dependent RNA helicase HrpA → MSFNPQQYESQLEETMFSDRHRLRQRLRQLKRAKKNEKRFESDLSMLVKQLETSCERAQQRRLALPQPKFADDLPINSRVEEIKSAIEKHQVVIVCGETGSGKSTQLPKICLEMGRGVYGVIGHTQPRRLAARSVATRIAEELGSSVGEYVGFKIRFTDTTQPTTYIKLMTDGVMLAETQRDRFLNQYDTIIIDEAHERSLNIDFLLGYIKRILPQRPELRLIITSATIDAARFSEHFTIDGQPAPVLNIEGRTYPVELRYRPPEKDEESGDFDWRTALTNAVDEISLESQGDILAFLPTEREIREAAKVLRGHLTRTLGTRRTLEVLPLYGRLSEKEQQKIFQPHGNSRIVLATNVAESSLTVPGIESVIDLGTARISRYSARSKMQRLPIEPVSKASANQRKGRCGRVAPGICIRLYSEKDFDSREDFTPPEIQRTNLAQVILQTISLKLGAIEQFPFLDPPRGGMIRDGHKTLYELGAIDDQQQLTEIGRQLARLPVDPRIGRMILAGHDEQCLNEILIIASVLEIQDPRDRPVEFQQAADKAHEPFQHESSDFLSYLKLWDFYLHIKQDLSNSKFRHACRQNFLNMNRLREWSDIHRQLLQLVREANLPVEKRRDNEDAIHRALMTGLLSNIAFLDDKKEYVGSGGTKRFLWPGSGLFSKKPKWVMSAEVIETSQRFARTCARINPAWIEPLAKHLVKLTQSEPHWDRDAGAALAWEKVTLFGMTIIPRRRVPLGRTDPDQARELMIRDGLTLGEIDTQGDFLAHNLQVIEEVRGLQAKVRRQDYGTLEQTIMEFYEEKIPNEIYDVARFEKWRKSAEEQKPKLLYLDVNDFIEHEEESLDRQKFPDALVFENLRLPLSYQLQPGEEEDGVTVTVSQSQLPHLQQALLDWLVPGLLEEKIAALIKSLPKSVRTKLVPAPDTAREVVAKMKYGQGAFLTTVAESLTRIAGESVAPNDFDLSALTDYLRMNIRVTDESGAILGSSRDLDLLKKKHGLKIQTTSNSSAPQKPAGPAFEVLAKESKWHRDGLTTWDFEDLPETITLSRGDYVVTGYPALFDAGQHVNLRVFPTSERATAATRQGLYRLFLKESQSKVKHQVDHFPNIEQLEMLGTAHQPFEKLRGQLILLIAARAFAATSGLPRTQAEYRQFLTTATNRITVAVQDVANVIGPIAKLYRELIKEIEVLKAPSWRYAQQDMRQQLELLFPANVLTTQPWEGLMHYERYLQGMKTRSEKLKNAGLEKDRRAYSELEPYWRRTIEAVTSKQANNPEVIAFRWMVEEYRVSLFAQQLGTSQAVSPKRLDRQWKKATR, encoded by the coding sequence ATGAGTTTTAATCCCCAACAATACGAATCCCAACTCGAAGAGACGATGTTCAGTGATCGGCATCGGCTGCGACAGCGATTGCGCCAATTGAAACGGGCCAAGAAGAATGAAAAACGATTCGAGTCTGACTTGTCGATGCTGGTCAAGCAATTAGAAACTTCCTGCGAACGGGCTCAGCAACGCCGGCTCGCATTGCCTCAGCCAAAATTTGCTGACGACTTGCCAATCAATAGCCGCGTCGAGGAAATCAAATCGGCGATTGAAAAACATCAGGTTGTGATCGTCTGCGGGGAAACCGGCTCTGGAAAATCGACTCAGCTGCCGAAAATCTGCCTGGAGATGGGGCGTGGTGTTTATGGAGTGATCGGACATACTCAACCCCGCCGCCTGGCGGCCCGTTCCGTGGCGACACGCATTGCCGAAGAGTTGGGAAGTTCAGTCGGTGAATATGTCGGTTTTAAAATCCGATTCACGGATACCACTCAGCCAACCACATACATTAAGCTGATGACCGATGGCGTGATGCTCGCTGAAACGCAGCGGGATCGGTTTTTGAATCAGTACGATACGATCATCATCGATGAAGCTCACGAACGCTCGTTGAATATCGATTTCCTGCTCGGTTACATCAAACGGATATTGCCACAACGTCCGGAACTTCGACTCATCATCACCTCTGCCACGATTGATGCCGCTCGATTCAGCGAGCACTTTACGATTGATGGTCAGCCTGCTCCCGTTCTTAATATTGAAGGACGAACCTACCCGGTTGAGTTGCGATATCGTCCGCCAGAAAAAGATGAAGAATCGGGCGACTTCGACTGGCGAACGGCACTGACGAATGCCGTCGATGAAATTTCGCTGGAATCGCAGGGTGATATTCTCGCCTTTCTGCCGACAGAGCGGGAAATCCGCGAAGCTGCCAAAGTTCTGCGTGGTCATCTGACGCGAACTCTGGGGACGCGACGGACTCTCGAAGTCTTGCCCTTGTATGGACGACTCTCTGAAAAAGAACAGCAGAAGATCTTTCAACCTCATGGAAATTCCCGCATTGTGCTGGCGACAAATGTGGCTGAGTCGTCTTTGACAGTACCGGGAATCGAATCGGTGATAGATCTCGGGACGGCCCGCATCAGTCGCTACTCGGCTCGATCAAAAATGCAGCGACTGCCGATTGAGCCGGTCTCAAAAGCATCGGCCAATCAACGCAAAGGGCGTTGTGGACGTGTCGCCCCGGGCATCTGCATTCGGCTCTATTCAGAAAAAGATTTCGACAGCCGCGAAGATTTCACGCCGCCTGAAATTCAGCGGACAAATCTCGCACAGGTCATTCTGCAGACAATCTCTCTGAAACTCGGAGCGATTGAGCAGTTTCCATTTCTCGATCCGCCTCGCGGGGGAATGATTCGTGACGGTCATAAAACCCTGTACGAACTCGGTGCCATCGATGATCAACAGCAGTTGACCGAGATTGGACGTCAACTGGCTCGATTGCCGGTCGATCCTCGAATCGGCCGCATGATTCTGGCTGGGCACGATGAGCAGTGTCTGAATGAAATTCTGATTATCGCCAGCGTGCTCGAAATTCAGGACCCTCGCGATCGACCAGTTGAGTTCCAACAGGCAGCCGACAAGGCTCACGAACCGTTCCAGCATGAGTCCTCTGACTTTTTATCGTATCTGAAACTGTGGGATTTCTATCTGCACATCAAGCAAGACCTTTCCAATTCCAAATTTCGGCATGCGTGTCGCCAGAATTTTCTGAATATGAATCGTCTCCGCGAGTGGAGCGATATTCATCGTCAACTGCTGCAACTGGTGCGTGAAGCCAACTTGCCGGTCGAGAAACGTCGCGATAATGAAGATGCCATCCATCGAGCTTTGATGACCGGACTGCTTTCGAATATTGCTTTTCTCGACGATAAAAAAGAATACGTCGGCTCAGGCGGGACCAAACGATTTCTCTGGCCCGGTTCGGGATTATTCTCGAAGAAGCCAAAATGGGTGATGTCCGCCGAAGTCATCGAAACCTCACAGCGTTTTGCACGAACTTGTGCTCGGATCAACCCGGCCTGGATCGAACCGCTTGCGAAACATCTTGTGAAGTTGACACAGAGCGAGCCGCATTGGGATCGCGATGCCGGGGCGGCTTTGGCGTGGGAAAAAGTCACCCTGTTCGGAATGACCATCATTCCCCGCAGACGGGTTCCCCTCGGACGAACCGATCCCGATCAGGCTCGGGAACTGATGATTCGCGATGGATTGACATTGGGCGAGATCGACACTCAAGGCGATTTCCTGGCTCATAATTTGCAGGTGATTGAAGAAGTGCGAGGTTTGCAGGCAAAGGTTCGTCGACAGGATTACGGCACCCTCGAACAGACAATTATGGAATTTTATGAAGAAAAAATTCCGAATGAAATTTACGATGTTGCCCGCTTCGAAAAGTGGCGGAAGTCAGCCGAGGAGCAGAAACCAAAACTGTTGTATCTGGATGTCAATGATTTCATCGAGCATGAAGAAGAGTCGCTCGATCGCCAGAAATTTCCCGATGCTCTCGTATTCGAAAATTTGCGATTACCGCTCTCCTATCAGCTTCAACCAGGTGAAGAGGAAGATGGCGTTACGGTGACGGTTTCGCAGTCGCAACTGCCACACCTACAACAGGCTTTACTCGACTGGTTAGTTCCGGGTTTGCTGGAAGAGAAAATCGCTGCACTGATCAAGTCGCTGCCAAAATCGGTCCGCACAAAACTAGTCCCTGCTCCCGATACCGCTCGCGAAGTCGTCGCAAAAATGAAATATGGACAGGGAGCATTTCTGACCACCGTCGCAGAATCGTTAACACGAATCGCAGGAGAATCGGTCGCTCCCAATGATTTTGATCTGTCTGCTCTGACGGACTATTTGCGGATGAACATTCGCGTGACCGATGAATCGGGGGCCATTCTCGGTTCGAGTCGCGATCTTGATTTACTCAAGAAGAAGCACGGTCTGAAAATTCAGACAACTTCGAATTCCTCTGCTCCTCAAAAACCAGCAGGACCTGCATTTGAGGTTTTGGCAAAGGAGTCGAAATGGCATCGCGACGGCTTAACGACTTGGGATTTTGAAGACCTGCCTGAGACGATTACCCTTTCAAGAGGGGACTACGTTGTAACCGGTTACCCGGCTCTGTTCGATGCGGGACAACATGTGAATCTTCGCGTTTTTCCGACCTCCGAACGAGCAACTGCTGCAACACGGCAAGGCTTGTATCGGTTGTTTCTGAAAGAATCGCAATCGAAGGTAAAGCATCAGGTCGATCATTTTCCGAATATCGAACAACTAGAAATGCTGGGGACTGCTCATCAGCCTTTTGAAAAATTACGGGGACAATTGATACTTCTGATCGCTGCCCGGGCTTTTGCAGCAACTTCGGGACTGCCGCGAACTCAGGCGGAGTATCGTCAATTTCTAACGACGGCGACGAATCGGATTACTGTCGCGGTTCAGGATGTTGCCAACGTAATTGGCCCAATTGCGAAGTTGTATCGGGAATTGATCAAAGAAATTGAAGTTTTGAAGGCTCCCTCTTGGCGATATGCTCAACAGGATATGCGACAACAACTCGAACTGCTCTTCCCTGCCAATGTGCTAACCACACAGCCTTGGGAAGGATTGATGCACTACGAGCGATATCTCCAGGGCATGAAAACTCGAAGTGAGAAACTGAAGAATGCCGGTCTCGAAAAAGATCGTCGGGCATATTCAGAACTTGAACCCTACTGGCGACGCACGATTGAAGCTGTCACTTCAAAGCAGGCCAATAATCCCGAAGTAATTGCTTTCCGGTGGATGGTTGAAGAATACCGGGTCTCACTGTTCGCTCAGCAGCTGGGAACATCGCAAGCCGTTTCACCGAAGCGATTGGATCGTCAGTGGAAAAAAGCGACACGATAA
- a CDS encoding ATP-binding protein, producing the protein MSYRTIKRLLGETSLERKCRFLFGGGLMLLISGSFYFYAQLNASIIENQNKETAQLLVAPIIMEKHWKAVDVGDEHLNSIEEMASFLKPVEIQDYRWRLLKSDPTADAADRPSDPLGYEALSRIRAGDSEFILTLPDKQEYRYYAAVKASKSCLTCHYHQRPNAAEGDLLGMVKISLPLAKTKSRLAKNNAILIAMAIVTSFLAMVAAYAIVRYVIVKPVLYLKDISDEIARGTLDLRADIRTGDEFEELSHAFNRMLRHLVTVQDELKDANSNLDNKVDELARANLSLFEMNKLKNEFLATMSHELRTPLNSILGFSDVLKSASNLEDKQKRYLENISTSGQRLLSLINDILDLAKIESGKMEIHPVRFSIEEIVEQLCLSISPLADRKNIEMTWFCAEDLPPLHQDSGKIQQILTNLLSNAVKFTPEGGRVRAVVTPICLTSGGNAYDNDSLQNHQELIQISVADTGIGIPLADQERIFEKFRQAKHMPGQDNLLTREYEGTGLGLSIVKELCKLLGGEVTVESEFGKGSVFVVRLPCEVTPQMKSSNEEDSLEYQTIERTRQRVQQVVDQANELKSKKIDQTRDAG; encoded by the coding sequence ATGTCTTATCGCACAATAAAACGGTTGCTTGGTGAAACGAGCCTCGAACGGAAATGTCGATTTCTGTTTGGAGGTGGTTTGATGCTGTTGATTTCTGGCAGCTTTTATTTTTATGCGCAGTTGAATGCCAGTATTATTGAGAATCAAAACAAGGAGACTGCTCAACTTCTGGTCGCGCCAATCATTATGGAAAAGCACTGGAAAGCGGTCGATGTTGGGGATGAGCATCTCAATTCCATTGAAGAGATGGCCAGTTTTTTAAAGCCTGTCGAAATTCAAGATTATCGCTGGCGATTGCTGAAGTCCGATCCCACAGCCGATGCCGCAGATCGCCCCAGCGATCCTTTAGGATACGAGGCGCTATCCCGCATTCGCGCTGGCGACTCCGAATTCATTTTGACTTTACCAGACAAGCAGGAGTATCGATATTACGCGGCTGTTAAAGCCTCTAAGTCCTGCCTGACCTGCCACTATCATCAGCGACCGAATGCTGCTGAAGGGGACCTGCTGGGGATGGTGAAAATTTCTCTTCCGCTGGCCAAAACAAAAAGTCGTCTCGCAAAGAATAATGCCATTCTGATTGCCATGGCCATCGTCACATCATTTCTGGCCATGGTGGCGGCGTATGCCATTGTCCGCTATGTGATTGTGAAGCCCGTTCTCTACTTGAAAGATATCAGTGATGAAATTGCACGAGGCACCCTCGATTTGCGTGCAGACATTCGCACCGGCGATGAATTCGAAGAATTGAGTCATGCTTTCAACCGGATGTTGCGCCACCTTGTGACAGTGCAGGATGAATTGAAAGATGCCAACTCGAATCTCGATAATAAAGTCGACGAACTGGCTCGGGCGAATCTGTCACTTTTTGAAATGAATAAGCTGAAAAATGAATTCCTGGCAACGATGAGCCACGAACTGCGTACGCCCCTGAACAGCATTTTAGGATTCAGCGATGTACTCAAATCTGCTTCCAACCTGGAAGATAAACAGAAGCGGTATCTCGAAAACATTTCGACTTCCGGTCAACGGCTGTTGTCATTGATTAACGACATTCTTGATCTGGCAAAAATTGAAAGTGGTAAGATGGAGATCCATCCTGTCCGCTTTTCGATTGAAGAAATTGTCGAGCAACTCTGCTTGAGTATCTCGCCACTGGCTGATCGCAAGAATATTGAAATGACCTGGTTTTGTGCTGAGGATTTGCCACCATTGCACCAGGACTCAGGCAAAATTCAGCAAATTTTGACAAACCTGCTCTCCAATGCAGTCAAGTTTACGCCGGAGGGAGGTCGCGTGCGGGCTGTGGTGACTCCGATTTGTTTAACAAGTGGAGGCAATGCCTACGATAACGATTCACTTCAAAATCATCAGGAGTTGATACAGATCAGTGTTGCCGATACGGGCATCGGAATTCCGCTGGCCGATCAGGAGCGGATCTTCGAGAAGTTTCGACAGGCCAAGCACATGCCAGGTCAGGATAATTTGTTAACGCGTGAATACGAAGGAACAGGACTTGGACTTTCGATTGTCAAGGAACTATGCAAACTGCTTGGCGGTGAAGTGACTGTTGAGAGTGAGTTCGGCAAAGGGAGTGTGTTTGTGGTTCGACTTCCCTGTGAGGTTACACCTCAGATGAAGTCTTCCAATGAGGAGGATTCCCTCGAGTATCAGACGATCGAACGGACCCGTCAACGCGTACAACAAGTGGTCGATCAAGCCAACGAACTCAAATCTAAGAAAATCGATCAGACTCGAGATGCAGGATAA